A segment of the Trifolium pratense cultivar HEN17-A07 linkage group LG7, ARS_RC_1.1, whole genome shotgun sequence genome:
aaaagtaaaataataataccAATTACAcacacatgattgtttggtaatattataattttataaaattcataaagtttatatcacatagatcatccataaaaatgtttagaaaaattgagaattatttgatatgttatcgagacccatcaaaattaacggtttatcagtttttattaaatactgacactcaataacatatcaaataatttttaatttttctaaaaatttctataAATGATCTATGTGATATAAACTTCTATGATCTATTCATTATACAAGTGGCCCTCAATTAGTATTAAGTAATATCTTATATCATTGTGAAAATGCATGAATAATGCTTTTCTTTTGTGTTGGAAGACAAGGATGGTGCATTTTTTaccttcattattattataaattataaatttatttaagaaaTAACTGCGTGGAGTCAAAGCCatggattttttattaaaataagtatAAACTTTGCATTCAGATTATTTCTTGATACAATGAAGTGGGAATTCTAACATACTAGTAGTACACAAGAAAAAGCCATTAATAAGTGCAAATTCATTTAAATTTAATGTTCACTTTTGTGTCATTAACGCTACCGATTTAGAGGTATGGATATTCCaaacacttcaatatagtcatatttgtAGTTTTATGTAATTTGTCGtcttatgctattaacatgaatgttgtgagtttgttcgcagattcaccctttttgtttttgacgaatttaaatttatattgtgTCGATGTACTCCatcaatttgaataaatgaatatcgtttatttttagtaataaaaaaaatgggtcTCTCTGGGGAGACCAATGTCCCCTATATTTTAAGATGTgtcaaacttaaaaaaaaaatacagaaaaaAATGACTGTATTTTTTTGGGCCGACCTATCGGACCTATATGTATTATGGATCGGTCTGAGCTGGCCCATtaagaaaacatttttttaagaaaaaatttagaaaagtaGATTGCATTCTAATGGTTCTCATTCTCAttgacaaattcaaaattttcccTGATTTTTAAGGGTACAATTGAATTTTCGTATGGCATAACCTCTTTTTTCATATTATTCTATTCATTGTTGAAAGAACCCTAACTTTCATCAAAGCTTCAACAAACTTTGTATCTCAAGCTTCAACATCAGATGATTTTGATCCAACTTTAAAAGTTATTAACAATGAGTCGGAGGATGACGATATAATCTctaataagaaaaatgttattgaGGGAGACCTTGATGGATAATAATTTGCACGATATGTAGTTTTATTGTTCACTAcatctttttgttttaaataaaaaattaatatggaaATTAGTCGGGTCAGCTCATCGAGCCACCTGACCCATTACTAATTGGGTCGAGCCCAATTTAGCAGCCCATGAAGCAAACAGACTGAACCACTAAAGCCCCTTTATATGTGTTGGACCATCGGGCTGAGGTGGGTTGGGCAGGCCGATCCACTTGATAGCTCTACTCCTAAGTGTAGTTCAGGTCGTAGTTATCAGAGATGTTATTTAACTGGTTGAGTATCAAAAAGTATGTGTTAAATTTCTgcattgaatttaatttttatgaaataagTGATTGGTCTTGGACCAAATCAACACTTATGGTCTGTCCATTTTAACTTAAGGAAATATATCTATAACTATTCATACAAGTGTTCATTTGATACCAACTTTATAGGCTCGGTGTAGGGTGGAAGAGTAGCATATGGCCTTCCACGGTGCAAGAGTTATCTAAATAAGTTAAATTATCTAAATAAGTTAAATCCCCTGTTTGGTCCAAATGAATTTACAATAATGAGTCCTATTATCTAAATTCTTGACATGGTCATTGAATTTACAATAATGAGTTGTATAATTTCAGTGTGAAATGCTTTCTCAAATTGCACTGTCTCTGTAAGAAAGGAAGACAAAAAAGAGAGACTCAAGAGAGACTCAAAGCCacaagtaaataaataacacCCTAACCAATAATTATGGGGGGTAAATAAAGAATGTGATTACCACATCctatcaaaatgaaaaaaaatataggagAATTGAatcttaaaaagaaaaaataacatgtaAATGTACAACCAATCTAATGGGAGAAAAGAGCAACAAGGGAGAAGAGCAATGAAGAACAAACAAATGATCCAGAATAAGTCACCAAAAATCCAGCTCCAACATCCGGTGATGGTGCTGGTGATACCGCGGCTTCGCCATCTTGTGCCCTCACCTCGGTAGCCAACAATAGTACCACAAGGAACACCATCAACAATATCGCCTTGCTCATGTTGCATCTACTAATGTGTGccatttttcaaatattagCAACAAAATTAGATAGCTTAGAATTATAGAGATCTTATTGAAGAATGAAGACTAATTAGTTTGTGATGTGGAAAGAGTAAGAATGCTAGCCAATTTATAGGCTCAACCGTATTgaattgaaattaattaatagtacTACATTATTTGTTTGCACTTTAATCATGCTaggtgaattttttaaattgtgaTAATGGATGTATACGTTGGAATTGCAACGTCTTTATGCTTTCTTTGGTTGGAAGTGGGACATATGTACATTGAGACAGGGCattgctttgtttgtttgtttcctaagttcttttctctttgttttttttgttgtgcaTTGGGTCCCAAATAAGCAGTCTTTGAACGGCTATGTGGATATTTTAAGAAGATCAAGAGATGAAACCATTAGAAATATCTCATTttcaaaatagaaatttgtTAATCAAGTCATTGAGTTATAGTGGTCGATGAGCTCCACTAAAACATGAATCATTTGGTGAGAATAATTTTTTGCTAAATTTTACTTATAGCATTATCGAATTTTGAAATATTAGAACATCATTTTTCTGAGAATCAAAGGGTTAGtgcaagaaagaaaaattattttagtgaatttgagttttaattttaaataaaccaTTATTGATCATATTTTATTTGCTTTTTAGTCAAGAGAAATGCTTAATAtcacaaaaaattaattcacAAATATATCACGACAAGACTTATTATCTCGGTTTCTCTGATACTTATTTCATCATTTAGTCCAACAACATCTCTTATCTTTAAAACTTGTAATTGTTTCTTCTTCCAAACTTCTTTCTCTCAAAGTTTTGGCTTGTCTTATTCCTCTCTTCCATAATTTCTCTCTCAAACTCTTGTACATAATTTAGGTATCTCTCTATTACCTTCTCAGACTTTAGTTCTAAAAAATTTAGCATACTCTCGGTTACCTTCACACACAAgtgttatagtttttttttataagcaatgttgttagtattacaatgttatgttaatttttttctcctttgcaAATACTTGAACCCTGGATCTCCTGCTTcttaactcttagctcaactagcttaagcAGTTGAGCTACCTATCCTACCCACACAAGTGTTATAATTGAATTGGCAACTTCCATACGTccacatgttttttttattaactctaACACAATCATGGTCTTTGTGAGACGCTTTAGACTTGAAAAAGTTTTCAGCTTGCTCGAATTCGACTATATGAACATTGACTAAACTTAATTTAATGGTTGACTATTTTCAactaacaaattaaattaacagTAGATGTAAACAAAATGTCAtatgtacaatttttttaaataaagttgTTAAAACGactacataatataacataaattacaaaacaaggagagaaagaaaaaaaaacttaaaacctATTCAATGAGATTGGACTCTTACCGTCAATATTTTCATGTATTCACATATCAATACTCTTTCTTTGTGGTCGTTAAGTCGATATcgaataatttaaattttaacttttttttttgttacaatttaaattttaactttttaaaatagaaaaaatttgtatattttaaaatttggaccGCCTCATATTGACAACTAAGAATTGTAGTCTATATTCAACAGCCAAATTTAAGAAATCAACcgattttttcttttaatcctTTAGTTCAATAGAGGAAGTTTTATAAtgtaagataaataaattttgataaataatcaTTACTTACGTAAATAATTGTCGCCACCAAATtactacaaatttaattttgtttatttttttattaaaaaaagttacatgTGTTTTCGCATGATTAACCTTACCCCTAACCAAAGTTTCATTTCATcccatagaaaaaaaataaaaaccttaCCCCCTCACCAAATCTTCcacttaatttaatttaacgTAACAAACACTCCATAAAATATTTAGGTGGACCATCATACCCATACCTTCCAAACATTTCTACCTAGCAAAACCGCCAACAGCATCACCAAAAAGGACAATATAGTAAATTCAACAATAAACCTCACACCCCAATAACCATTACCCACGTCGCCACCAATCACCACCAAAGAGCTTTCGTTGGCAAaacaaagagaagaaagaaagaaagaaagttttcaaacacaaaaaaaaaatagaagagagagagagagaaaaaaaaatcaacacttACAACACTCAtttcaatttctttctctctcttcttcgATCCCAAATCTACCAAAAGGTTAGGGTTCCATTTCAAGAATTTCTCTATTTCTTcggttttctttttcttgtaatttttattagctttatttttgttgttttaattgttaattttcttaattgtttgattatttaatttaatccttttttttttctttcaatttgatCATTTTTCGATTCGATTGTGATCTTGTAGATCGACCTGAAGCTTTTGGTTTCttcaattaatttttacttttttttttctggctACAAGGTTAGATATATTTTtgtacagtttttttttttattttaaatttttgaggtttttttttttttttgaataaatattagTTTTGAGGTTGAGGGGAAAATTAGAGATAATAATACATGCAGATTTATGTTGGGGTTAGTTAGCTTATTGATtttgttataatttataaatttaagttTTGAATTATGGTGATAATTAATAATTGAACGTTATAAggatttgttattatttttctttgtttatgtTTAGAAGTTTTGATCAAACTTTTTTCTTTCATGTTAGTCAACTGGTAGATGACatgttttgttattttacttttttcaaATGATCTTGtttttaatgttgttttgttttggttggTATAATAAGGTTCTGACAGTTCTAAcaataatgatttattttatatgatCTGAGAATGTTTGTGATTTAATGAATGAATCAAATAGGTGTATGAGTACGACAAATATGAGAATATTTCGCCGATTTACATTATCTATAACATTTCTTGAGCTTGTTTTCTATGTTCATCGATATGTTTTAAGCTGTGTGTGGGAGTTTTAAGACTGTTCTACTTTTAATGTATTGTGTTTTCATTCTTTTGAAAGCGTTGTTTGATGAATTTGATTCATTTAGCTAGCACCCGCTAAGCTTGTAAGGTTGAAATGTTTAATTgtgcacacttttttttttatcattcctCTTTATTTTCGTGTGCTTTCAATAGAACCAGGAACTGGTTGTTATCTTTGTATATTAGTTTTTGCATATGCATGCTTAAAGAGATAATCAAGACACGATTTCTTTGTTCTTCCTTGTTTAAGAGCTCATGTATTGACCCAAGCTTCATTTGGTTTATTTACAATACTTATCTGGAAAGGATGCTCCTATTTGACGTTTATGCTAGTACATATATTAATTGGTTAATATGCATACTTTGATGTTGTGTATGCTCAGGACATTTATTATTAACTTGGCAACCGATTTATGTTTAGATTGTTTAgtatttaaatttcttttgtgCAGGAAAGTTGAAAAAAGATGGACCATGAACAGACTGGATGTGAAGCAGCCCCAGAAGGTCCTATGTTGTGCATCAACAACTGTGGATTTTTTGGAAGTGCAGCTACCAAGAACATGTGCTCTAAGTGCCACAAAGACATGATGCTGAAACAGGAGCAGGCCACTCTTGCAGCTTCTTCCATCGAGAACATTATGAACGGGTCATCAAGCAGCAGTGGAATTGAACCTGCTATTGCTGCCAATGTGGAGATATCAGTTGATTCAGTGGAGCCCAAAACCATCTCTGCCCAACCGTTAGTTGCTTCCGGTTCAGAGGAGAGTGCGGAGAAGAAGCCCAAGGATGGTCCTAAACGGTGTACCAACTGTAATAAGCGGGTTGGTTTGACAGGATTTAATTGTCGGTGTGGTAACCTTTTCTGTGCTGTACATCGATACTCAGACAAACATGATTGTCCATTTGATTATCGCACTGCTGGAAAGGATGCAATAGCAAAAGCAAACCCGGTTGTCAAGGCTGAGAAGCTTGACAAGATCTAGATTTGGTGTCGTAAAGTTTCATGTCTCCTGTTATGCTCAATATCATCATGAGATGATCCGAGTTTCCTGCATATTTTAATGGTGttcttattataattttatatgtgATGGGGGACTTGGAGTATTATCTCTGCAGTTTGAGAGATTGCATTTCATTTGATTGGCGAAAATATATGCCCGTGTTTTTAAGTCTTTAAATCTCTGCTAGTTTGGTGGAAGTTGGTGGTGTTAGCATTATATTTTCTGTTCCTTATCTATCTCTGTAATAGTACATGTCAAAATGGTATGTGCAATTGACAGTTGATTACAGAAGGATCCATAGACATGAGTAGATTGTATATTATTATGGTTTTTATGGCTATTATTGAATTTCTCTAGATAACAACATATTGGAATTGCCTGAGCTAACTAATTTTCACATATTAAACTGGGTTTATCTTCAAGAAATCAAAATGATAATTGGTAATATATTTTAATGCTTGTTTGGATAAGCGGTTAAAATTGACAATTACTCCATGTATGATTTTTCAATCTCACTGTTCATCGTGACATACACTTAAATATATTATGGTGACTGATTGTACTTGTATTGAGTAATGAAGTTATCGTTGTTGATTTCTAAAGCAAAATTGCGGAGGAAAGAAACACGCGCACATAAATTATATCAAGAATCAAATTGTTTTGGATACCAAATGCAATGAAATGGTACATCCTCTATGGCAAATATACTCCCACTTCTACCCCTTTTTCATTTCCTCAACCATCTCCTTTTCCCTTACTCATTTGTTTTCAAAGGCTCAAACGTTGACATTGTTGCCAATACGCAATGCAATGAAAAGATTAGTTCGATTCCTTTTATAACTAACCAATATTTACATTCGCCGATACAATGTTAGAGATAGAGTCAACCAAGTTCTGTCTATAATCACCGTTTCTTATTCTTTCCAATTTTGAATTTGACTCCCCTAATGAAAGGTTCCCATTTCacttattttagaaaaacaatGGAATACCCATATCATAATTAGAGAGTACGTTTCAAACTTGTTTTTTGGTTGACTTGCATATAGCGGtgggcaaaaaaacccaaaaaccaaaccgaaccgccaaactaaatcgaaccaaaccaaaaaaaattgaaccataACTAAGGGTTCAGTTCGGTTCATTGTTATCAGTTTGGTTCAGTTCAGTTTGGTTTAATGGTTCAgttatttttagtgaaaaattagTTATGGTTTGGTTCAAAACCATAAAACCGAACCACTTTAACAGTTCAGTTCGGTTCATTCCAAAGACAAACAGTTCGGTTTGgttactatgaattttgaaaacagttTGATTCAGTTCGGTTCGATTTTCTtccaaaaccaaaccaatgccCACCCCTACTTGCATACAATTGAAATTCGGAAAATACAAAGAGGAGTTGAGCAATGAGAAAAGAACTGAGACAATAGTGTATGTGTGTGgagagagggagagggagagagagggagggagagggggagagagagagagagagagagagagagagagagtacaTCAAGATCTAACGGAGTTGCTCAATCTAATGGTAAATAAAAGTGGTGAATATACACAACCTCCACTACTATTACACTCTAGAATTGTCACACAACACAAGGTTATCTcaccttttttattttagaggTTATTTCACTAttaaaatctcataaaaattGGCAAATGATTCAATCAAAATCTCACTATTCAAATGCCTTGATTCTGCATCTGATTTGAAATTACGAAACTCATCCCGATAGTTGAAAAGCTACCACAATACAATGGAAGTTAATCTCTATCAAGGCAAAAATGGAAGATAAAGACTCTTTAAGCATCCATATGCAAAAGCTCACACACACAGAAAACTCCCAGCCATTCAGAAAATCCAGAAGATTCTTTACATTTGTTGAGTAAGTAAAGAGAAATGCAAAAGCTCTAAGTAATCAAAATCAGCTTACGCTACTGTAGAACCAAATAACACACTTAGTAATCAATTATAACATCATTTCCACTCTTCACACTGTCAACATTGAGTATTGACATGGAAAACAAACCAACATCTATTgccaaaattattaaaaacagATAAACACAATTCTATTCCTTAGGAATACTTGATAAGCCATCACAAATAATCACTTATAATATAGCCTGTAATCATAATCAATGCTTCAAAAGATAAGTGCCAAACATGAACAAGAGAGTCATGTGACCTAGATCATAGAAACCACACAGTCACACAAAGATCTTAACCATTAGATATAAAAATCAAACGGCTCGTAGTCTAACTAACTATCTTCAccaaatcaatttaaaatacaTCGCAAAATACGAGTCATCTGATCTTCTTATTGAGCTTTGTGTCTgcagagaatccaaatccgaaGTTACATAGCAGAGAATCACAAAGAAAATGAGCTAGACTCAGCCTCAAGATATTTGCAAATTCTTTCCATAACATCTCTACTCTTGGCACTATTCTGAAGAAACCTGTCAGCACATCGCTGCTCAACTTTCTCCGCCATAGAAGCCAAAGCAGACAGCGGCTTAATCCGAATCCGAGTCTCCTGTTGACAAACAGTCCATCCATTCGGATTATCAGGATGCGGATCATACCTAGTATTCTCTTCCACTTCAATAAACTTCTCCATACTAATATTCCTATAACTAATCTTCATCGAACGCGATTTTGCATCGACAACAGTTGATTCAACACAATGACAAATATCCTCACCAATAATTCTTCTTACAAGCCACGGACATCGAACAGTTATCGCGCGTGTTGTGTAAAGCTTCCCGGAGGAAGAATCAAGGCTTGTGTTCAATGTGTTTACATCTAGAATATGCGATAAAACTCGCTTGTTCTCTGCATCGGTGAATTTTCGCCATGATGCAGAGGTTACTCGTTCCCATGGATGATTATACACGTGTTCTTGTTTATATGCTTTCACCATTATGCTTCTAAATCGATTTCTAACAAcaatgaaaaattgatttgattaaCCTAATGAGATATGATTG
Coding sequences within it:
- the LOC123898345 gene encoding zinc finger A20 and AN1 domain-containing stress-associated protein 8-like, giving the protein MDHEQTGCEAAPEGPMLCINNCGFFGSAATKNMCSKCHKDMMLKQEQATLAASSIENIMNGSSSSSGIEPAIAANVEISVDSVEPKTISAQPLVASGSEESAEKKPKDGPKRCTNCNKRVGLTGFNCRCGNLFCAVHRYSDKHDCPFDYRTAGKDAIAKANPVVKAEKLDKI
- the LOC123897976 gene encoding protein UPS2, mitochondrial-like, which encodes MVKAYKQEHVYNHPWERVTSASWRKFTDAENKRVLSHILDVNTLNTSLDSSSGKLYTTRAITVRCPWLVRRIIGEDICHCVESTVVDAKSRSMKISYRNISMEKFIEVEENTRYDPHPDNPNGWTVCQQETRIRIKPLSALASMAEKVEQRCADRFLQNSAKSRDVMERICKYLEAESSSFSL